In Morococcus cerebrosus, a single genomic region encodes these proteins:
- a CDS encoding type II toxin-antitoxin system VapC family toxin gives MTVYLLDTNYLVYLADDDSDEEKRKAVLSDMAEKLQQDDNRFVITPLIRYEVLRGVDWGKSEKLSRLTGVLAQFESLDITQNVSDLASNLYRFDKFEAERDKTPKNLEKRKFDMFHYATASVNNLEILSHDTDVNKIKDLHERMRLEDSAELA, from the coding sequence ATGACGGTTTATCTTTTAGATACCAATTACTTGGTTTATTTGGCGGATGATGACAGTGACGAAGAAAAGCGGAAAGCCGTATTGAGCGATATGGCGGAAAAGTTGCAACAGGATGACAATCGTTTTGTGATTACCCCGCTTATCCGTTATGAAGTTTTGCGCGGTGTGGATTGGGGAAAATCTGAAAAATTGTCTCGATTGACCGGTGTTTTGGCACAGTTTGAATCTTTGGACATTACACAGAATGTTTCTGATTTGGCAAGTAATCTGTACCGCTTTGATAAGTTTGAAGCCGAACGTGATAAGACGCCGAAGAATTTAGAAAAACGTAAATTCGATATGTTTCATTATGCGACTGCCAGTGTGAATAATTTAGAAATCTTATCCCACGATACCGATGTTAATAAGATTAAAGATTTACATGAAAGAATGAGGCTGGAAGATTCGGCAGAATTAGCTTGA
- the nuoN gene encoding NADH-quinone oxidoreductase subunit NuoN — protein sequence MNLIDLNLMPAMPEIVLFALLIAVLLADLWISDENRYLTHLMSLGTVIIVAVTQLAVWEQGSTLAFHGMYIADGMSRLSKLVLYGLTFGLFIYSKPYNQARGIFKGEFYTLSLFALLGMSVMVSAAHFLTAYIGLELLSLSLYAMIALRRDSGRSAEAALKYFVLGALASGLLLYGISMVYGATGSLEFATVLASSYSELANEWLLKLGLVFIVVAVAFKLGAVPFHMWVPDVYHGAPTSVAAFVGTAPKIAAVVFAFRILVTGLGTVHHDWSQMFAVLAVASLLIGNLAAIMQANIKRMLAYSTISHMGFILLAFMAGAVGFAAGLYYAITYALMAAVGFGILMVLSTDNIECEEIKDLAGLNQRHAWFAFLMLLAMFSMAGIPPLMGFYAKFGVIKALLSASTAQNAAMAGSTYIVLAVFAVVMSLIGAFYYLRVVKVMYFDESTHDQPVGSNYAAKFFLSVNAFLLILWGIMPQTVIDWCARALENTL from the coding sequence ATGAACTTGATTGATTTGAACTTAATGCCTGCCATGCCCGAAATCGTGCTGTTTGCGCTGCTGATTGCCGTATTGCTGGCAGATTTGTGGATTAGCGATGAAAACCGCTATCTGACCCATCTGATGAGCTTGGGAACCGTCATTATCGTGGCGGTTACGCAACTGGCGGTGTGGGAGCAAGGCAGTACGTTGGCGTTTCACGGAATGTATATTGCCGACGGTATGTCGCGCCTGTCCAAGCTGGTGTTGTACGGACTGACCTTCGGGCTGTTTATTTACAGCAAGCCCTATAATCAGGCGCGCGGTATTTTTAAAGGCGAGTTTTATACTCTGTCGTTGTTTGCCCTGTTAGGCATGAGCGTGATGGTGAGTGCGGCGCATTTCCTGACCGCCTATATCGGTTTGGAACTTTTGTCGCTGTCGCTTTATGCCATGATTGCGCTGCGCCGCGATTCCGGTCGCTCCGCCGAAGCCGCGCTCAAATATTTCGTCTTGGGCGCGCTGGCTTCCGGCCTGTTGCTCTACGGCATTTCGATGGTCTACGGCGCGACGGGTTCGCTCGAATTCGCCACTGTTTTGGCGTCGTCGTACAGCGAGCTTGCCAACGAATGGCTGTTGAAACTGGGGCTGGTGTTTATCGTCGTGGCGGTGGCGTTCAAACTGGGCGCGGTGCCGTTTCATATGTGGGTGCCCGACGTGTATCACGGCGCGCCGACATCCGTTGCCGCCTTTGTCGGTACGGCGCCGAAAATTGCCGCCGTCGTCTTTGCCTTCCGCATCTTGGTTACCGGTTTGGGAACGGTGCATCACGACTGGTCGCAGATGTTCGCCGTGTTGGCGGTGGCATCGCTTTTGATCGGTAACCTCGCCGCCATCATGCAGGCCAACATCAAACGTATGCTCGCCTATTCCACCATATCGCATATGGGCTTCATCCTGCTGGCGTTTATGGCGGGGGCGGTCGGTTTCGCGGCGGGTTTGTATTACGCCATTACTTACGCGCTGATGGCGGCGGTCGGTTTCGGCATATTGATGGTATTGTCCACCGACAATATTGAGTGCGAAGAAATCAAAGACTTGGCAGGTTTGAACCAACGCCATGCTTGGTTTGCCTTCCTGATGCTGTTGGCGATGTTCTCAATGGCGGGTATTCCGCCGCTGATGGGCTTTTACGCCAAATTCGGCGTGATTAAGGCTTTGTTGAGCGCATCGACCGCCCAAAACGCCGCCATGGCGGGCAGCACATACATCGTACTTGCCGTGTTCGCCGTGGTGATGTCGTTAATCGGCGCGTTCTACTACCTGCGCGTGGTCAAAGTGATGTATTTCGACGAATCTACCCATGACCAACCCGTCGGCAGCAACTATGCCGCCAAATTCTTCCTAAGCGTCAACGCGTTCCTGCTGATTTTGTGGGGCATCATGCCGCAAACGGTGATTGACTGGTGTGCTAGGGCTTTGGAAAACACCTTGTAA
- a CDS encoding NADH-quinone oxidoreductase subunit M, producing MFSNYLLSLAIWIPIAAGVLVLATGPDSRAPLARVLALIGALAGFLVTLPLFTGFDRLSGGYQFTEFHEWIPLLRINYSLGVDGISVLFVILNAFITLMVVLAGWEVIQKRPAQYMAAFLIMSGLINGAFSARDALLFYVFFEGMLIPLYLIIGVWGGPRRVYASVKLFLYTLMGSLLMLVAIVYLSYQVGGFSIEDFQNIKQIPLGVQQLLFVAFFLSFAVKVPMFPVHTWLPDAHVEAPTGGSMVLAAITLKLGAYGFLRFILPILPDASRYFAPVIIVLSLIAVVYIGMVALVQTDMKKLVAYSSISHMGFVTLGMFLFINGQLNDWALKGAVIQMISHGFVSAAMFMCIGVMYDRLHTRNIADYGGVVNVMPKFAAFMMLFAMANAGLPATSGFVGEFMVIMGAVKVNFWVGALAALTLIYGASYTLWMYKRVIFGAVGNPHVADMKDINCREFAILAILAVAVLGMGLYPQAFIEVVHQAANDLIAHVAQSKI from the coding sequence ATGTTTTCCAACTACCTACTCAGCTTGGCAATATGGATACCCATCGCTGCGGGCGTGCTGGTTTTGGCGACGGGGCCGGACAGCCGTGCGCCACTTGCCCGCGTGCTCGCTTTAATCGGTGCGCTTGCCGGTTTCTTGGTAACGCTGCCCTTGTTTACGGGTTTCGACCGTTTGAGCGGCGGCTATCAGTTTACCGAGTTCCACGAGTGGATTCCGCTTTTGCGGATCAACTACTCGTTGGGGGTGGACGGTATTTCGGTGCTGTTTGTCATTCTGAACGCGTTTATCACGTTGATGGTGGTGCTGGCGGGTTGGGAAGTGATTCAGAAGCGTCCGGCGCAGTATATGGCGGCGTTTTTAATCATGTCGGGCCTGATTAACGGCGCGTTTTCGGCGCGGGATGCCCTGCTGTTTTATGTGTTCTTCGAGGGTATGCTGATTCCGCTGTACCTGATTATCGGCGTATGGGGCGGTCCGCGCCGCGTGTATGCGTCGGTGAAGCTGTTTCTCTATACGCTGATGGGTTCGTTGCTGATGCTGGTGGCGATTGTGTATCTGTCTTACCAAGTCGGCGGCTTTTCGATTGAGGATTTCCAAAACATCAAACAGATTCCGCTGGGCGTGCAACAGCTTTTGTTTGTGGCGTTTTTCCTGTCGTTTGCGGTGAAAGTGCCGATGTTCCCCGTGCACACTTGGTTGCCGGATGCCCACGTTGAGGCGCCGACGGGCGGTTCGATGGTGTTGGCGGCGATTACGCTGAAATTGGGCGCATACGGCTTTTTGCGCTTCATCCTGCCGATTCTGCCCGACGCGTCGCGCTATTTCGCGCCGGTCATCATTGTGTTGAGCCTGATTGCGGTGGTGTATATCGGTATGGTCGCGCTGGTGCAGACCGATATGAAAAAACTGGTGGCGTATTCGTCCATCAGCCATATGGGTTTTGTTACCTTGGGGATGTTCTTGTTCATTAACGGCCAGTTGAACGACTGGGCGTTGAAAGGCGCGGTCATTCAGATGATTTCGCACGGTTTCGTGTCGGCGGCGATGTTTATGTGTATCGGCGTGATGTACGACCGCCTGCACACGCGCAATATCGCCGATTACGGCGGCGTGGTGAACGTGATGCCCAAGTTTGCGGCGTTTATGATGCTGTTTGCGATGGCGAACGCGGGTCTGCCGGCGACTTCGGGCTTCGTGGGCGAGTTTATGGTGATTATGGGCGCGGTCAAAGTGAATTTCTGGGTAGGCGCGCTGGCGGCGCTGACGCTGATTTACGGCGCGTCTTACACGCTGTGGATGTATAAGCGCGTGATTTTCGGCGCGGTCGGCAATCCGCACGTTGCCGATATGAAAGACATCAACTGCCGCGAATTTGCGATTCTGGCGATTTTGGCGGTTGCGGTATTGGGTATGGGCCTGTATCCGCAGGCATTTATCGAAGTGGTGCATCAGGCGGCAAACGATTTGATTGCCCATGTGGCGCAAAGCAAGATTTGA
- a CDS encoding DUF2818 family protein — MTASMYILLVLALIFANAPFVTTKFFGVFQLKRKHIGHHLVELAAGFILTAVLAYILESRAGAVQHQDWEFYATVVCLYLIFAFPCFVWRYFWHARNRE; from the coding sequence ATGACCGCATCCATGTACATCCTTTTGGTATTGGCACTCATCTTCGCCAATGCCCCCTTCGTTACCACCAAATTTTTCGGTGTATTCCAGCTCAAGCGCAAACATATCGGGCATCACCTCGTCGAATTGGCGGCAGGCTTCATCCTGACCGCGGTCCTCGCCTACATTCTCGAATCCCGCGCTGGCGCGGTTCAGCATCAAGACTGGGAATTTTACGCCACCGTAGTCTGCCTCTACCTGATATTCGCCTTCCCTTGTTTCGTATGGCGTTATTTCTGGCACGCGCGCAACCGCGAATAA